The following coding sequences lie in one Pseudomonas svalbardensis genomic window:
- a CDS encoding ABC transporter permease subunit: protein MKRFGFSKFMLIFGLSFIYLPMLILVIYSFNASKLVTVWGGWSFKWYAGLLDNSQLMGSVGRSLEIACYTAIAAVALGTLAAFVLTRVTRFKGRTLFGGLVTAPLVMPEVITGLSLLLLFVAMAQLIGWPQERGIVTIWIAHTTFCAAYVAVVVSARLRELDLSIEEAAMDLGAKPFKVFFLITIPMIAPSLAAGGMMSFALSLDDLVLASFVSGPGSTTLPMEVFSAVRLGVKPEINAVASLILLAVSIVTFMVWYFSRRAEATRKRAIQEAMDQTASESWQQPKKQMVKATA from the coding sequence ATGAAACGCTTCGGATTTTCAAAGTTCATGCTGATTTTCGGCCTGTCGTTTATCTACCTGCCGATGTTGATTCTGGTGATCTACTCGTTCAACGCCTCGAAACTGGTAACCGTATGGGGCGGCTGGTCGTTCAAGTGGTACGCCGGCCTGCTCGATAACTCGCAACTGATGGGTTCGGTGGGGCGCTCGCTGGAAATCGCCTGCTACACCGCGATTGCCGCGGTGGCGCTGGGGACGTTGGCGGCGTTTGTGCTGACTCGCGTCACGCGCTTCAAGGGCCGTACGTTGTTCGGTGGTCTGGTGACGGCGCCGCTGGTGATGCCGGAAGTGATCACCGGTCTGTCGCTGTTGCTGCTGTTCGTGGCGATGGCGCAGTTGATCGGCTGGCCGCAGGAACGCGGCATCGTCACCATCTGGATCGCCCACACCACGTTCTGTGCGGCGTATGTGGCGGTGGTGGTTTCGGCGCGTTTGCGTGAGCTGGACCTGTCCATCGAAGAAGCGGCCATGGACCTCGGGGCGAAGCCGTTCAAGGTGTTTTTCCTGATCACCATTCCGATGATCGCGCCGTCACTGGCGGCCGGCGGCATGATGTCGTTTGCCCTGTCGCTGGATGACCTGGTCCTGGCGAGTTTCGTGTCCGGCCCGGGTTCGACGACCCTGCCGATGGAAGTGTTCTCGGCGGTGCGTCTGGGTGTGAAGCCTGAGATCAATGCGGTGGCCAGCCTGATTCTGCTCGCCGTATCGATCGTGACCTTCATGGTCTGGTACTTCAGCCGTCGCGCCGAAGCGACCCGTAAACGTGCGATCCAGGAAGCGATGGACCAGACCGCCAGCGAATCCTGGCAGCAACCTAAAAAGCAAATGGTAAAAGCGACGGCCTAG
- a CDS encoding ABC transporter permease subunit codes for MPSGRKLVIGIPFLWLCLFFLLPFFLVMKISFSEAALAIPPYSEIYTFAEQKFQLLLNIGNYSLLTQDELYISAYFGSLKVAFLSTLMCLVIGFPMAYAITKTNKETQNVLLLLIMMPTWTAILIRVYAWMGILSNNGLLNGFLMWTGLTSHPIEILNTNTAVYIGVVYAYLPFMVLPLYANLVKHDHSLLEAASDLGSSNFNNFWKITVPLAKNGIIAGCMLVFIPVVGEFVIPELLGGPETLMIGRVLWQEFFNNRDWPVASALAVVMLLILIVPILLFNRSQAKEMEARG; via the coding sequence ATGCCGAGTGGTCGAAAGCTCGTCATCGGGATTCCTTTCCTGTGGCTGTGCCTGTTTTTCCTGTTGCCGTTCTTCCTGGTGATGAAGATCAGCTTCTCGGAAGCGGCGCTGGCCATTCCTCCTTACTCAGAGATCTACACCTTCGCCGAGCAGAAATTTCAGCTATTGCTCAACATCGGCAACTACTCGCTGCTGACCCAAGATGAGTTGTACATCTCGGCCTACTTCGGCTCGTTGAAGGTCGCGTTTTTAAGCACGCTGATGTGCCTGGTGATCGGTTTTCCGATGGCCTACGCGATCACCAAGACCAACAAGGAAACGCAAAACGTTCTGCTGTTGCTGATCATGATGCCGACCTGGACGGCGATCCTGATCCGTGTTTATGCGTGGATGGGCATTCTCAGCAACAACGGTTTGCTCAACGGATTTCTGATGTGGACCGGGCTGACCTCGCACCCGATCGAGATCCTCAACACCAACACGGCCGTCTACATTGGGGTGGTTTACGCCTACCTGCCGTTCATGGTGTTGCCGCTGTACGCCAACCTGGTCAAGCACGATCATAGTCTGCTGGAAGCCGCGTCGGACCTGGGGTCGAGCAACTTCAACAACTTCTGGAAAATCACCGTGCCGCTGGCCAAGAACGGGATCATCGCTGGCTGCATGCTGGTGTTCATTCCGGTGGTCGGTGAGTTCGTGATTCCGGAACTGCTGGGCGGACCGGAAACCCTGATGATCGGTCGCGTGCTGTGGCAAGAGTTCTTCAATAACCGCGACTGGCCGGTGGCGTCTGCCCTGGCGGTGGTGATGCTGTTGATCCTGATTGTGCCGATTCTGCTGTTCAACCGCAGTCAGGCCAAAGAGATGGAGGCACGGGGATGA
- a CDS encoding diguanylate cyclase domain-containing protein has product MPTPTPRIAILGNRVPSLNLPELEHFADLGSLLAAPAFDVLLLDLPAVYAGRVLRKLRAISPYRYSLIYCCRDQNGWCEALGDGACPADSTETRTLWGVWRERYRLFKQGSAPERFESRVLSWLWLRDNAHIYALRDPEVPQHYRYPLLDALADNEQVNSFVWLSLMVQQDWLEEGILVDRVRLCSECGSGRLNYIDVCAECQALDISRQPSLHCFTCGHVGPQESFLKDGVLLCPNCLNRLRHIGSDYDRPMENYRCRSCQAFFVDADVQARCLDCGLSHTPDKLRVREVRDFRLAEAGRFRCRQEFSDQTVHHFGRLNLLGGKDFYDLLTWQMQVVRRYQSPAFSLLGLRFVNLAGTLTRLGEHHGHAFIDSVADRLKETVRETDRCSRSTEEYLWIMLPHTDGEGLETVKQRLSRVAELFSAPEVSDISLRVVSITAPQDLLEQEDGELLLARLASELV; this is encoded by the coding sequence ATGCCGACTCCAACTCCACGGATTGCGATACTGGGTAATCGAGTTCCAAGCTTGAATCTTCCGGAGCTTGAGCACTTCGCCGATCTGGGTAGCTTGTTGGCTGCCCCCGCATTTGATGTCCTGCTGCTGGACCTGCCAGCGGTTTATGCCGGGCGGGTGCTTCGAAAGTTGCGCGCCATTTCCCCTTATCGCTACAGCCTCATTTACTGCTGCCGTGATCAGAACGGCTGGTGTGAAGCCTTGGGTGATGGCGCGTGCCCTGCCGATTCCACCGAAACAAGAACCCTCTGGGGGGTGTGGCGAGAACGCTACAGGTTGTTCAAACAGGGTTCCGCCCCCGAGCGTTTTGAAAGTCGGGTGCTTTCATGGTTGTGGTTGCGCGACAACGCCCACATCTATGCCCTTCGAGACCCGGAGGTGCCTCAGCATTATCGCTATCCGTTGCTGGACGCCCTGGCTGATAACGAGCAGGTCAACTCGTTTGTCTGGCTCAGTTTGATGGTGCAGCAGGACTGGCTGGAAGAGGGGATTTTGGTCGATCGCGTTCGCCTGTGTTCGGAGTGTGGCTCGGGCCGGCTCAATTACATTGATGTGTGTGCCGAATGTCAGGCCCTGGACATTTCACGGCAGCCTTCATTGCACTGCTTTACCTGTGGGCATGTGGGGCCACAGGAATCCTTTCTCAAGGACGGGGTGTTGTTGTGCCCTAACTGCTTGAACCGGTTGCGTCATATCGGCAGTGATTACGACCGCCCGATGGAGAACTATCGCTGTCGGTCATGTCAGGCGTTTTTTGTCGATGCCGACGTGCAGGCGCGCTGCCTGGATTGCGGCCTGTCACACACGCCTGACAAGTTGCGCGTACGCGAGGTCAGAGATTTTCGCCTGGCCGAGGCTGGCCGTTTCCGCTGCCGCCAGGAGTTCAGCGATCAAACGGTCCATCACTTCGGTCGACTCAATCTGTTAGGCGGGAAGGATTTCTATGACCTGCTGACCTGGCAGATGCAGGTCGTACGCCGCTACCAGTCGCCTGCCTTCTCACTGCTCGGTCTGCGCTTCGTCAACCTGGCCGGTACGCTGACTCGCCTGGGTGAACACCACGGCCATGCTTTCATCGATAGCGTGGCTGATCGATTGAAGGAAACCGTCAGGGAAACAGACCGCTGCTCTCGGAGTACCGAAGAGTACCTCTGGATCATGCTTCCCCATACCGATGGCGAGGGCCTGGAAACCGTCAAACAACGCTTGAGCCGGGTCGCCGAGTTGTTTTCAGCACCGGAGGTCAGCGACATTTCCCTGCGTGTCGTCAGCATCACGGCGCCCCAGGATCTTCTCGAGCAGGAAGATGGCGAACTACTACTGGCCCGTCTGGCCAGTGAGTTGGTGTGA
- a CDS encoding HlyD family secretion protein: protein MKIRFDSRKELNPTQEQGLTVLYAPGKRMAFRVRWYLILFLVASPLIWLGGKLAYGMLMIDAPAQLRLPILEVRARDAGRVDQLFVMAGEQVQIDQPLVSLDNPEWRARLSQLTAMPTKTVPTTNTKLDTRERQLLRTRVSRTEERVQVLEDLVLSGAVSRGEVLAAQSELDAFKADLLAFERREQLARQSPLSVEREIIQQTAEKQWLKTRLAALSVKATQSGRIAEVLVTPGENVGAGTLLMRLERLEEPLLWIYLEPLNISYAAIGQPLRVRMPDGEWLAAHVVQAVDSAGRTPTVLRGPFAASEMGLQVAARFDRPLSPRWRIDQLPLNVRFPTDWQQMLSNSREFIEQIGDFIAMDRTPTTAPGSK from the coding sequence ATGAAGATTCGATTCGATAGTCGCAAAGAACTGAACCCCACCCAGGAACAGGGTTTGACTGTGCTCTACGCGCCGGGCAAACGCATGGCGTTTCGCGTGCGTTGGTATTTGATCTTGTTCCTGGTTGCGAGTCCCTTGATCTGGTTGGGAGGGAAGCTGGCTTACGGCATGTTGATGATCGACGCACCGGCGCAATTGCGCCTGCCGATTCTTGAGGTGCGCGCGCGGGATGCCGGTCGGGTCGATCAGCTGTTCGTCATGGCCGGGGAGCAGGTCCAGATCGATCAGCCGTTGGTCAGTCTCGACAATCCCGAATGGCGTGCGCGACTCTCGCAGCTCACTGCGATGCCGACCAAAACGGTGCCCACCACCAACACCAAACTGGACACCAGGGAACGTCAGTTGCTCAGGACCCGAGTGAGCAGGACGGAGGAGCGCGTACAGGTGCTTGAGGACCTCGTTTTATCAGGCGCCGTCTCTCGTGGAGAAGTGCTGGCCGCCCAATCCGAACTCGATGCTTTTAAAGCAGACCTGTTGGCGTTCGAGCGCCGCGAACAATTGGCTCGTCAGTCGCCGTTGAGCGTTGAGCGCGAGATTATTCAACAGACCGCCGAAAAACAGTGGTTGAAAACGCGCCTCGCCGCATTGTCGGTCAAGGCTACGCAGAGCGGTCGAATTGCGGAGGTGTTGGTCACTCCCGGCGAAAACGTCGGTGCGGGTACGTTGTTGATGCGCCTTGAGCGGCTGGAAGAGCCCCTGCTGTGGATTTATCTGGAACCGCTGAATATCAGCTACGCCGCGATCGGCCAGCCGCTGCGCGTACGCATGCCCGATGGCGAGTGGTTGGCGGCCCATGTTGTCCAGGCTGTCGACAGCGCCGGTCGCACGCCGACGGTGTTGCGTGGGCCATTCGCTGCCAGCGAAATGGGCTTGCAGGTCGCCGCCCGGTTTGATCGCCCTCTGTCGCCGCGCTGGAGAATCGATCAACTGCCGTTGAATGTGCGCTTTCCCACCGACTGGCAACAAATGCTCAGTAACAGCCGTGAATTCATCGAGCAAATAGGCGACTTCATTGCAATGGATCGAACACCCACCACTGCGCCGGGGAGTAAATAA
- the potA gene encoding polyamine ABC transporter ATP-binding protein, producing MANASSIYRKALEGHQSPKKVLVKVDRVTKKFDETTAVDDVSLEIHQGEIFALLGGSGSGKSTLLRMLAGFERPTEGRILLDGVDITDMPPYERPINMMFQSYALFPHMTVAQNIAFGLKQDRLSNSEIDARVEEMLRLVHMTQYAKRKPHQLSGGQRQRVALARSLAKRPKLLLLDEPMGALDKKLRSQMQLELVEIIERVGVTCVMVTHDQEEAMTMAQRIAIMHLGWIAQIGSPVDIYEAPVSRMVCEFIGNVNAFEGTVVEDLEGHAIIHSPDLEQKIYVGHGVSTSVQDKSITYAIRPEKLLVSTTKPDTRYNWSEGKVHDIAYLGGHSVFYVELPGGKVVQSFMANAERRGARPTWDDKVYVWWEDDSGVVLRS from the coding sequence ATGGCAAACGCCTCCAGCATCTACAGGAAGGCTCTTGAAGGTCACCAGTCACCGAAAAAGGTGCTGGTGAAAGTCGACCGCGTCACCAAGAAATTCGACGAAACCACCGCGGTGGACGATGTCTCGCTTGAGATCCATCAAGGGGAAATCTTCGCCCTGCTCGGTGGTTCCGGCTCCGGTAAATCGACCCTGCTGCGCATGCTCGCAGGTTTCGAGCGCCCGACCGAAGGGCGGATTCTGCTCGACGGTGTCGACATCACCGACATGCCGCCGTACGAACGGCCGATCAACATGATGTTCCAGTCCTACGCCTTGTTCCCGCACATGACGGTGGCGCAGAACATCGCCTTCGGCCTGAAGCAGGATCGGCTGTCCAACAGCGAAATCGACGCCCGCGTTGAAGAGATGCTGCGACTGGTGCACATGACCCAATATGCCAAGCGCAAACCGCATCAACTGTCCGGTGGTCAGCGTCAGCGCGTGGCCCTGGCTCGCTCCCTGGCCAAGCGTCCGAAGCTGTTGCTGCTCGACGAACCGATGGGTGCGCTGGATAAAAAGCTGCGTTCGCAGATGCAACTGGAATTGGTTGAGATCATCGAGCGCGTCGGCGTGACCTGCGTGATGGTGACCCACGATCAGGAAGAGGCCATGACCATGGCCCAACGCATCGCGATCATGCACCTGGGCTGGATCGCGCAGATCGGCAGCCCGGTGGATATTTATGAGGCGCCGGTCAGCCGCATGGTTTGCGAATTCATCGGCAACGTGAACGCCTTCGAAGGCACGGTTGTGGAAGACCTTGAGGGTCACGCAATCATTCACAGCCCGGATCTGGAGCAAAAGATTTACGTCGGTCACGGCGTCAGCACCTCGGTGCAGGACAAGTCGATTACTTACGCGATCCGCCCGGAAAAACTGCTGGTCAGCACGACCAAACCCGATACCCGCTACAACTGGTCCGAAGGCAAAGTGCATGACATCGCCTACCTCGGCGGTCACTCGGTGTTCTACGTGGAATTGCCTGGTGGCAAGGTCGTGCAGTCGTTCATGGCCAACGCCGAACGCCGTGGCGCACGTCCGACCTGGGACGACAAGGTCTACGTGTGGTGGGAAGACGACAGCGGCGTGGTACTGCGCTCATGA
- a CDS encoding LysR family transcriptional regulator produces MSTPDFNLLITLDVLLAEGSVARAAKRLRLSPSAMSRALARLRETTGDPLLVRAGRGLVPTPRALELRERVSQLVQDAEAVLRPAEQPDLSQLSRTFTLRTSEGFVENFGADLIARVAEQAPGVRLRFMHKPDKDSASLRDGTVDLETGVVGKTAGPELRTQGLFRDRFIGVVRMGHPLSEGEITPALYAAGSHISVSRRGLDKGPIDEALELLGLERQIATIVAGFSTALALARATDLIASVPERHTASLRTGMHSFALPLSLPAFTVAMLWHPRLDADPVHRWLRGCLRDVCAE; encoded by the coding sequence ATGTCCACTCCCGATTTCAATTTGCTGATCACCCTTGATGTGCTGCTCGCCGAAGGCAGCGTGGCGCGCGCCGCCAAGCGCTTGCGCCTGAGCCCGTCGGCCATGAGCCGGGCGCTGGCGCGATTGCGCGAAACTACCGGCGATCCGCTGTTGGTCAGGGCCGGGCGGGGTCTGGTGCCCACCCCGCGAGCGCTCGAACTGCGCGAGCGGGTCAGCCAACTGGTGCAGGACGCAGAAGCGGTCCTTCGGCCTGCCGAGCAACCCGACCTAAGCCAACTGAGCCGCACGTTCACGCTGCGTACCAGTGAAGGCTTTGTCGAGAATTTTGGCGCGGACCTGATTGCCCGTGTCGCCGAGCAAGCCCCTGGCGTGCGGCTGCGCTTCATGCACAAACCCGACAAAGACAGCGCGTCACTGCGCGACGGGACGGTCGATCTGGAAACGGGAGTGGTGGGGAAAACCGCTGGGCCGGAATTGCGTACGCAAGGCTTGTTTCGGGACCGATTTATTGGCGTCGTGCGAATGGGGCATCCACTCAGCGAAGGCGAGATAACCCCCGCACTTTATGCGGCAGGCAGCCACATCAGTGTCTCGCGGCGGGGGCTCGACAAGGGACCCATTGATGAAGCCCTTGAGCTTCTGGGACTGGAGCGGCAGATAGCAACAATCGTTGCAGGCTTCTCCACTGCGCTGGCGCTCGCCCGGGCCACTGACCTGATCGCCAGCGTTCCCGAACGCCACACCGCAAGCTTGCGCACCGGCATGCACAGCTTTGCACTGCCGTTGTCTCTTCCTGCGTTCACCGTCGCCATGCTCTGGCATCCGCGGCTGGATGCCGATCCTGTGCATCGCTGGTTGCGGGGTTGCCTTCGGGATGTTTGTGCTGAGTAA
- a CDS encoding DUF1428 domain-containing protein: MSYVDGFIAAVPTANREKFKKHAETAAVIFKEGGALSVAECWGDDVPDGKVTSFPMAVKLKEDETVVFSWIIWPDKTTRDAGMEKLMNDPRMQPDVNPMPFDGQRLIFGGFEMIVKA; the protein is encoded by the coding sequence ATGTCCTACGTTGATGGCTTCATCGCAGCCGTACCCACCGCCAACCGCGAAAAATTCAAGAAGCACGCCGAAACCGCCGCCGTCATTTTCAAGGAAGGCGGCGCCCTCAGCGTCGCCGAATGCTGGGGCGACGATGTCCCTGACGGCAAAGTGACCTCGTTTCCGATGGCAGTAAAACTCAAGGAAGACGAAACCGTGGTGTTTTCCTGGATCATCTGGCCCGACAAGACCACCCGCGATGCCGGCATGGAAAAACTCATGAACGATCCGCGCATGCAACCGGACGTCAACCCGATGCCATTCGATGGCCAGAGGCTGATCTTTGGCGGGTTCGAAATGATCGTAAAAGCCTGA
- a CDS encoding polyamine ABC transporter substrate-binding protein, with protein sequence MKMFGRTLLTLSLLGAIATGAQANDKVLRVYNWSDYIAPDTVKKFEDETGIRVTYDVFDSNETLEARLLAGKSGYDIVVPSNSFLAKQIKAGVYQELDKSKLPNWKNLNPVLLKNAAASDPDNGHAFPYMWGSIGIGFNPEKVKEVLGSNAPTNSWDLLFKPENAAKLKACGISFLDSPTEMLPAALHYLGYPVNSQNKEQIAEAEALFMKIRPSVAYFHSSKYISDLANGNICVAVGYSGDVLQAKARAQEAGDKVKVDYSIPKEGAGSFYDMVAIPRDAANVENAYLFMNFLMRPDIIAEITNNIGYSNANAAATPLVDEAIRDDPGSYPSQAVMATLYAIPDMPIGVQRVMTRGWTRVKLGK encoded by the coding sequence ATGAAAATGTTTGGCAGGACTCTGCTGACACTGTCCTTATTGGGCGCGATTGCCACCGGCGCCCAGGCCAATGACAAGGTACTGCGCGTCTACAACTGGTCGGATTACATCGCCCCGGACACCGTCAAGAAGTTCGAAGACGAGACCGGCATACGCGTGACCTACGATGTGTTCGACAGCAATGAAACCCTTGAGGCACGGCTGCTCGCCGGTAAATCCGGCTACGACATCGTCGTGCCGTCCAACAGTTTCCTGGCCAAGCAGATCAAGGCTGGCGTCTATCAGGAACTGGATAAGTCGAAGCTGCCGAACTGGAAAAACCTCAACCCGGTCCTGCTGAAAAATGCTGCCGCCAGCGATCCGGATAACGGCCATGCCTTCCCGTACATGTGGGGCTCGATCGGCATCGGCTTCAACCCGGAAAAGGTCAAGGAAGTGCTTGGCAGCAACGCGCCGACCAATTCCTGGGACCTGCTGTTCAAACCGGAAAACGCCGCCAAGCTGAAAGCGTGCGGCATCAGCTTCCTTGATTCGCCGACCGAGATGCTCCCGGCCGCCCTGCACTATCTGGGTTACCCGGTGAACTCGCAGAACAAGGAGCAGATCGCCGAAGCTGAAGCGCTGTTCATGAAGATTCGCCCTTCGGTGGCGTACTTCCATTCGTCGAAATACATCTCGGACCTGGCCAACGGCAACATCTGCGTGGCGGTCGGTTATTCCGGCGACGTGCTGCAAGCCAAGGCTCGTGCCCAAGAAGCGGGCGATAAGGTGAAGGTCGATTACAGCATTCCCAAGGAAGGCGCGGGCAGTTTCTACGACATGGTCGCTATCCCTCGGGATGCGGCGAACGTGGAGAACGCTTACCTGTTCATGAACTTCCTGATGCGCCCGGACATCATCGCCGAGATCACCAACAACATCGGCTACAGCAACGCCAACGCGGCGGCTACGCCTTTGGTGGACGAAGCGATTCGGGATGATCCGGGCTCGTATCCGTCGCAGGCTGTGATGGCGACGCTGTATGCGATTCCGGATATGCCGATTGGCGTTCAGCGGGTGATGACCCGGGGCTGGACGCGGGTAAAGCTCGGTAAATAA
- the thpR gene encoding RNA 2',3'-cyclic phosphodiesterase — translation MSDESHEPLKRLFFALNCTPEQRRAIAQWRSALELRSGRPVPVESFHLTLMFLGAVEVAKIADICTAAANVRTPGVPLRVVLDRLDVWRRAGVLVLAPEQASPELLRLVYALEQAMLPFGFEDSPKEFRPHLTLMRDYRVPVPESATPPEFYLRADHFTLFESHKGRYRALAEWPLVPS, via the coding sequence ATGAGCGACGAATCCCATGAGCCGTTAAAACGACTGTTTTTTGCCCTGAACTGCACGCCCGAGCAACGTCGGGCCATTGCCCAATGGCGCAGCGCACTTGAGCTCAGGAGCGGACGCCCGGTGCCGGTGGAAAGCTTTCATCTGACGTTGATGTTTTTGGGCGCTGTCGAGGTGGCGAAAATCGCCGATATCTGCACGGCCGCTGCCAATGTTCGAACGCCGGGTGTGCCTTTGAGGGTTGTGCTTGATCGGTTGGATGTCTGGCGCAGGGCAGGGGTGTTGGTGCTAGCGCCAGAGCAGGCATCACCGGAATTACTTCGGCTGGTTTACGCGCTTGAGCAGGCCATGCTGCCGTTCGGGTTTGAGGATTCGCCGAAGGAGTTTCGGCCGCATCTGACGCTGATGCGTGATTACCGAGTGCCGGTGCCCGAGTCCGCGACGCCGCCCGAGTTCTATCTGCGGGCCGATCACTTCACCCTGTTCGAATCCCATAAGGGCCGCTACCGAGCGCTGGCCGAATGGCCGCTCGTTCCATCATAA
- a CDS encoding NAD-dependent epimerase/dehydratase family protein: MTADRILVTGGAGFIGSHLVEALLESGYSVRVLDDLSSGKLSNLPIDRCHLTLVVGDVADAPTVERAMKDCSAVVHLAAVASVQASVDDPVATHQSNFVGTLNICEAMRQAGVRRVVYASSAAIYGNNGEGMAITEDTPKNPLTPYAADKLASEHFLDFYRRQHGLEPVILRFFNIYGPRQDPSSPYSGVISIFSERAQKKLPITVYGDGEQTRDFVYVNDLVKVLVQAVGGSKPCIEPVNVGFNRSTSVNDLAAALSELLGRPLTLNYDAPRSGDIKHSRADNRRLLERFSLSSPTCFAEGLGQLLRSIDSGGR, from the coding sequence ATGACTGCTGATCGAATTCTTGTGACAGGCGGTGCCGGTTTCATCGGTTCGCACCTGGTCGAAGCACTCCTTGAAAGTGGTTATAGCGTACGGGTTCTGGACGATCTTTCCAGTGGGAAATTGTCGAACTTGCCGATTGATCGCTGCCATTTGACCCTGGTGGTGGGGGATGTCGCCGACGCGCCGACGGTGGAGCGGGCGATGAAAGACTGCAGCGCGGTGGTGCATCTGGCGGCGGTAGCCTCGGTGCAGGCGTCGGTCGATGACCCGGTCGCGACTCACCAAAGCAATTTCGTCGGTACGCTGAATATCTGCGAAGCCATGCGCCAGGCAGGCGTAAGACGGGTGGTTTACGCGTCCAGTGCGGCGATCTATGGCAACAATGGCGAGGGCATGGCGATTACCGAGGACACGCCCAAGAATCCGCTGACGCCGTATGCCGCCGACAAACTGGCCAGCGAACACTTCCTCGATTTTTACCGACGCCAACACGGTCTTGAACCGGTCATTCTGCGATTTTTTAATATTTACGGACCTCGTCAGGACCCTTCATCGCCTTACTCCGGTGTCATCAGCATTTTCAGCGAGAGGGCGCAAAAAAAACTCCCCATCACGGTTTACGGTGATGGGGAGCAAACAAGGGATTTTGTTTACGTCAATGACCTCGTAAAGGTCCTGGTACAGGCGGTCGGAGGGTCAAAGCCGTGTATCGAGCCGGTCAATGTCGGGTTTAACCGGTCCACCAGCGTTAACGATCTGGCGGCGGCATTGAGCGAACTCCTGGGGCGACCCCTGACGTTGAACTACGACGCGCCACGTTCCGGTGACATCAAACATTCGCGCGCCGACAACCGTCGCCTGCTTGAGCGTTTTTCCTTGAGCTCACCGACCTGTTTTGCCGAGGGCCTGGGTCAACTGCTCAGAAGTATTGATTCCGGGGGGCGGTAG
- a CDS encoding glycosyltransferase family 2 protein — MSPLLEQLYNALSALMGPDGLSRLFFMLFPLFLIFELPLMIMVMLGVLRWFTRRRTRVPKISVYRPKVSCIITCYSEGMDVQTTLLSLCEQTYPGHIEMIPVVDGATVNQPTLSAVRSFIVDPQLYPRRHLRPIAKWQRGGRVSSLNAGLSLASGEIVMALDGDTSFDNNMVSSIVRHFEDPSVPAVAGSLRVRNVWASWVTAMQALEYLLSIHMSKIGLAEWNLVNNVSGAFGAFRRSFLVKIGGWNTHTAEDLDLTLRIKSYFKRHDLRIPFEPEAIGHTDAPSTLGQFLMQRLRWDGDLFFLYIRKHNHNINPNLLGWPTFLMILLSGFFFQLVLPFLIFSYTLLALFVLPGKTLLFLFVLIYALYLTITAMLFGAMLLMVSDRPAKDMTLGLLVPFFPLFMLLLRCWSAVAMLNEIFRRGHEESSMAPWWVLKRATRF; from the coding sequence ATGAGCCCTTTACTGGAGCAACTCTACAACGCACTCAGCGCGTTGATGGGGCCGGATGGTTTGAGCCGGTTGTTTTTTATGCTTTTTCCCTTATTTCTGATCTTTGAATTGCCCCTGATGATCATGGTGATGCTGGGGGTATTGCGCTGGTTCACACGTCGGCGCACCCGTGTGCCGAAGATCAGTGTCTATCGGCCCAAGGTCTCTTGCATCATTACCTGCTACAGCGAAGGGATGGATGTTCAGACCACGCTGTTAAGCCTGTGCGAGCAAACCTACCCCGGCCACATCGAGATGATTCCGGTGGTGGACGGGGCCACGGTGAACCAGCCGACGCTCAGCGCCGTTCGCAGTTTCATCGTGGATCCGCAGTTGTACCCCAGACGCCATTTGCGCCCGATCGCCAAATGGCAGAGGGGCGGGCGGGTGTCGTCGTTGAACGCCGGCCTGTCGCTTGCCAGCGGTGAAATCGTGATGGCGCTCGATGGTGACACGTCCTTCGACAACAACATGGTCAGCTCCATCGTGCGCCATTTCGAGGACCCGTCGGTGCCTGCGGTCGCGGGTAGCCTGCGAGTGCGCAATGTCTGGGCTTCGTGGGTGACCGCGATGCAGGCTCTGGAATACCTGTTGTCCATCCACATGTCGAAAATCGGTCTGGCCGAATGGAACCTGGTCAATAACGTCTCGGGGGCCTTCGGGGCATTCCGCCGCAGCTTTCTGGTGAAAATCGGTGGCTGGAACACGCACACCGCGGAGGATCTGGACCTGACGTTGCGCATCAAGAGTTACTTCAAGCGACACGACTTGAGGATTCCCTTCGAGCCGGAAGCGATTGGACACACCGATGCACCGTCTACGCTCGGTCAGTTTCTGATGCAGCGCTTGCGCTGGGATGGCGACCTGTTTTTTCTCTACATCAGAAAGCACAACCACAACATCAACCCCAACTTGTTGGGCTGGCCGACCTTTCTGATGATCCTGCTCAGCGGCTTCTTTTTTCAGCTGGTGCTGCCGTTCCTCATCTTCAGCTACACCTTGCTGGCGTTGTTTGTTCTGCCGGGCAAGACGCTGTTGTTTCTGTTTGTACTGATCTATGCGCTGTACCTGACGATCACCGCGATGTTGTTCGGCGCCATGTTGTTGATGGTGTCCGACCGACCTGCAAAGGACATGACCCTGGGGTTGTTGGTACCTTTCTTTCCGCTGTTCATGCTACTCCTGCGGTGCTGGAGCGCAGTGGCCATGCTCAACGAGATTTTTCGCCGGGGCCACGAAGAAAGCTCGATGGCGCCGTGGTGGGTGCTTAAACGAGCCACGAGGTTTTGA